The Humulus lupulus chromosome 4, drHumLupu1.1, whole genome shotgun sequence genome has a window encoding:
- the LOC133833138 gene encoding AT-hook motif nuclear-localized protein 23-like: MVPIYIITNALQIFPFHVNRNGHFNVDDDDNNFEPHSGGGFDLISGHHQNSGGMASRCPRGQPPGSMNKPKSSMIITRESANTLRAHILEVGSGCNVFDFVATYARKRQRGICVLSGSGTITNITFWHLAATGVVVTLHGRFEIFFLSRSFLPSPAPPGATNLTVFLAGGQGQVVGGNVVGALVAAGPAIVIASSFTNMAYDSFFSDQHNFSHPIYITDSTGIKFKKEKHQNCS; this comes from the exons ATGGtccctatatatataataacaaacGCATTACAAAT TTTTCCATTTCATGTCAACCGCAACGGTCACTTCAACGTCGATGACGACGACAACAACTTTGAACCCCACTCAGGTGGGGGCTTTGATCTCATCTCGGGTCATCATCAAAACTCCGGTGGTATGGCCTCACGCTGCCCCAGAGGCCAACCACCTGGCTCAATGAACAAGCCAAAGTCGTCGATGATCATCACACGAGAGAGCGCAAACACTCTCCGGGCCCACATCTTGGAGGTCGGAAGCGGCTGCAACGTCTTTGACTTTGTCGCCACCTATGCCCGGAAGCGGCAGCGTGGGATTTGTGTCCTCAGCGGAAGCGGCACCATCACCAACATCACGTTTTGGCATCTCGCCGCAACCGGAGTCGTGGTGACCCTCCACGGAAGGTTCGAGATATTTTTCCTTTCGAGATCGTTCTTGCCCTCGCCTGCGCCACCGGGCGCCACCAACCTCACTGTATTCTTGGCCGGTGGACAAGGTCAGGTGGTCGGTGGGAATGTTGTTGGAGCCCTAGTTGCAGCCGGTCCGGCCATTGTGATAGCTTCCTCTTTCACGAACATGGCATATGACTCTTTTTTT TCAGACCAGCACAATTTTTCACATCCGATTTACATAACCGATTCAACAGGtataaagtttaaaaaagaaaaacatcAAAATTGTTCATAG
- the LOC133831586 gene encoding uncharacterized protein LOC133831586, with the protein MEEIRSAAKAYYEKSNEGKQQAEELYQWLDTKQNGFIGFKVYREKLYHLKEKLNNKGVTEPIFFGHLDRNDDGRLDKQDVITLSYLIYNGKLLFCESCGAFLIGQYFSCVKCFASTTDGSFYKLCSRCYHRDMFDHHADHTQFTADLSLLMKTRQHRAKTNPSLLEDPFKLLRLSFLAYKLGSFAGATIAGTGVGVAASSGVAACDFGSASDSTSVAAEAADPSSFTDILSTVFENVLNFL; encoded by the exons atgGAGGAGATACGAAGTGCAGCAAAGGCGTATTATGAAAAGTCCAACGAAGGAAAGCAACAGGCTGAGGAGTTGTACCAATGGCTGGACACAAAACAAAATGGTTTCATAGGGTTCAAAGTTTATAGGGAAAAGCTCTACCATCTGAAGGAAAAGCTCAACAACAAGGGTGTTACTGAGCCCATCTTTTTCGGTCATCTGGACAGAAACGATGATGGGCGTCTAGACAAGCAAGACGTTATCACCTTGTCATATCTTATCTATAATGGGAAACTTTTGTTTTGCGAGAGCTGTGGAGCTTTTCTCATCGGCCAATATTTTAGCTGCGTCAAATGCTTCGCTTCTACAACCGACGGTTCATTCTACAAGCTGTGCAGCCGTTGTTACCACCGTGATATGTTCGACCACCACGCAGACCACACCCAGTTTACTGCTGATCTATCGCTGCTCATGAAAACCAGACAGCACCGGGCTAAAACCAATCCTTCTTTGTTAGAG GACCCTTTCAAATTACTacgtttaagttttcttgcttatAAACTTGGTTCTTTCGCCGGAGCAACTATTGCGGGTACTGGAGTCGGAGTTGCCGCAAGTAGTGGCGTAGCTGCATGTGACTTTGGTTCTGCTTCGGATTCTACATCTGTCGCAGCAGAAGCAGCAGATCCAAGTTCCTTTACAGATATCCTTTCCACAGTGTTTGAAAATGTGTTGAATTTTTTGTAA
- the LOC133831585 gene encoding tyrosine--tRNA ligase 1, cytoplasmic-like translates to MASEVPPQVPAEALQSLSVSESQPPEEPASSSNPIDPVLEERYRIVRSVGEECIQEDELRNLLAKKPEPICYDGFEPSGRMHIAQGVLKTISVNKLTSAGCKVKIWIADWFAQLNNKMGGDLKKIETVGRYLIEIWKAVGMDQEGGKVEFLWSSKEINARAHEYWPIVMDIARRNKLPRIIRCSQIMGRSEQDELTAAQILYPCMQCADIFFLKADICQLGMDQRKVNVLAREYCDDIKRKNKPIILSHHMLPGLQQGQDKMSKSDPSSSIYMEDDEAEVNLKIKKAYCPPKIVEGNPCLEYIKYLVLAWFHEFTVERGEQNGGNKTYKSFDDLTADYESGDLHPGDLKPALSKALNKILLPVREHFKNDSNAKELLKRVKAYRVTK, encoded by the exons TGTTTTGGAGGAGAGGTACCGAATTGTTAGAAGTGTTGGAGAGGAGTGCATTCAAGAGGATGAGCTCCGGAATTTATTAGCAAAGAAGCCTGAGCCTATCTGCTATGATGGGTTTGAGCCGTCTGGTAGAATGCACATTGCTCAG GGTGTTTTGAAGACGATAAGTGTGAACAAGCTTACCTCTGCTGGGTGCAAAGTGAAAATCTGGATCGCGGATTGGTTTGCACAGCTTAACAATAAAATGGGGGGTGACTTGAAAAAAATTGAGACTGTTGGCCGCTACTTAATTGAGATATGGAAAGCTGTTGGTATGGATCAAGAAGGAGGCAAAGTGGAGTTCTTATGGTCATCAAAGGAGATTAATGCAAGAGCACATGAGTATTGGCCTATTGTAATGGATATAGCTCGCAGGAATAAACTTCCAAGGATAATCAG GTGTAGTCAAATTATGGGACGAAGTGAGCAAGATGAGTTGACTGCAGCCCAAATTCTCTACCCATGCATGCAATGTGCTGATATATTCTTCTTGAAG gCTGACATTTGCCAGTTAGGAATGGATCAGCGAAAAGTTAATGTACTTGCAAGAGAGTATTGTGACGATATCAAAAGAAAGAACAAACCTATTATTTTGTCACACC ACATGTTACCTGGATTACAGCAAGGACAGGACAAGATGTCTAAAAGTGACCCATCGTCCTCCATCTACATGGAAGACGACGAG GCTGAGGTGAATTTGAAGATAAAGAAAGCTTACTGCCCTCCAAAGATTGTGGAAGGGAATCCATGTCTAGAGTACATTAAATATCTTGTTTTAGCCTGGTTTCACGAGTTCACTGTGGAGCGAGGTGAACAGAATGGTGGGAACAA GACCTACAAAAGCTTTGACGATTTAACCGCTGACTATGAGAGTGGGGATCTTCATCCAGGCGACCTTAAACCCGCCTTATCAAAGGCATTGAATAAAATACTACTG CCTGTTCGAGAACATTTTAAGAATGACAGTAATGCAAAAGAACTCCTGAAAAGGGTCAAG GCTTACAGAGTAACAAAGTGA